In Chaetodon trifascialis isolate fChaTrf1 chromosome 6, fChaTrf1.hap1, whole genome shotgun sequence, one DNA window encodes the following:
- the tcima gene encoding transcriptional and immune response regulator a, with translation MSTYVSSECRRVSPSVHGNKFDTAHRKKAVANIFDNVNQDALMRLFQKTGDMKAEERVRSIFSYTQDPEETARALMALKQRKKDKFLQIAGMVRQLLKMR, from the coding sequence CTCTGAATGCCGCCGCGTCAGCCCCTCGGTCCACGGCAACAAGTTTGACACGGCGCACCGCAAGAAGGCCGTGGCCAACATTTTCGATAACGTCAACCAGGACGCGCTGATGAGACTCTTCCAGAAAACGGGCGACATGAAGgcggaggagagagtgaggagcaTCTTCTCCTACACCCAGGACCCGGAGGAGACGGCCCGGGCCCTGATGGCTCTGAAGCAGCGAAAGAAGGACAAGTTCCTCCAGATCGCGGGCATGGTCCGGCAGCTGCTCAAGATGCGCTGA